In a single window of the Ancylobacter polymorphus genome:
- a CDS encoding alpha-D-ribose 1-methylphosphonate 5-triphosphate diphosphatase, whose product MDVILTNARLVLEDRVIDGTLVHGEGRIRAIDEGRSHLPAAIDCEGAFLAPGLIDLHTDALEGHFVPRPKVIWPDSRAAALAHDAQMAASGVTTVYDAICAGGFDQAKADRRALYEVMLDAVDSGVERNLFRVDHRIHLRCELTDRTLPDLVDAALGRPTLALASLMDHTPGTRQWRNVEHLKVYLTGIGKSGGDIDAEVADRIERARGAVAENYQRMVALFASSGLVLSSHDDTTPAHVDEALAAGCTISEFPTTLEAARAARAGGLATIGGSPNVVRGGSHSGGVSMRELAREGLLDALASDYVPASLLQGALALTRTADLSLPDALALVTAAPARLARLEDRGRLHEGLRADLVRFRLAEDTPRIDEVFVAGRRVF is encoded by the coding sequence ATGGACGTGATTCTCACCAATGCCCGCCTTGTTCTGGAAGACCGCGTGATCGACGGCACGCTGGTCCATGGGGAAGGGCGCATCCGCGCGATCGACGAAGGCCGCTCGCATCTTCCCGCCGCCATCGACTGCGAAGGCGCCTTTCTCGCGCCCGGGCTGATCGACCTGCACACGGACGCGCTGGAAGGCCATTTCGTGCCGCGCCCGAAAGTGATCTGGCCGGATTCCCGCGCCGCCGCGCTGGCGCATGACGCGCAGATGGCCGCCTCCGGCGTCACCACCGTCTATGACGCCATCTGCGCTGGCGGCTTCGACCAGGCCAAGGCCGACCGCCGGGCGCTGTATGAGGTGATGCTGGACGCGGTCGATTCCGGCGTCGAGCGCAACCTGTTCCGCGTCGACCACCGCATCCATCTGCGCTGCGAGCTGACCGACCGCACCCTGCCCGATCTCGTCGACGCCGCGCTCGGTCGGCCGACCCTGGCGCTCGCCTCGCTGATGGACCACACGCCCGGCACCCGCCAATGGCGCAATGTCGAGCATCTCAAGGTCTATCTCACCGGCATCGGCAAGAGCGGCGGCGATATCGACGCCGAGGTCGCCGACCGGATCGAACGCGCGCGCGGCGCGGTGGCGGAAAACTACCAGCGCATGGTGGCGCTGTTCGCCTCCTCCGGCCTCGTGCTGTCGAGCCATGACGACACCACGCCGGCCCATGTCGACGAGGCGCTGGCGGCCGGCTGCACCATTTCCGAATTCCCCACCACGCTGGAGGCGGCGCGTGCCGCCCGCGCGGGCGGGCTCGCCACCATTGGCGGCTCGCCGAATGTGGTGCGCGGCGGCTCGCATTCCGGCGGCGTGTCGATGCGCGAACTCGCCCGCGAGGGCCTGCTCGACGCGCTCGCCTCCGACTATGTGCCGGCAAGTCTGCTGCAGGGGGCGCTGGCGCTGACCCGCACCGCCGATCTCTCCCTGCCCGACGCCCTCGCCCTCGTCACCGCCGCCCCGGCCCGACTCGCCCGGCTGGAGGATCGCGGGCGGCTGCACGAGGGCCTGCGCGCCGATCTCGTGCGCTTCCGCCTCGCGGAGGACACGCCGCGCATCGACGAGGTGTTCGTCGCCGGCCGGCGCGTGTTCTGA
- a CDS encoding DUF1045 domain-containing protein: MTAQPNPAAPPAEAAARPATPRYALYFAPPAQSPLWRFGSAVLGYDAEAGTPPVPLALRRFDAARWSEITAEPRRYGFHATLKAPFRLAPGRREAELTAACARFAGNRAGFACPGVTLASIGRFLALRLAAPSAALDRLAAGAVAALDEFRAPMTEAEREKRLRAPLTPRQREYLDRWGYPYVLDDFRFHMTLTGPLEDEERALAEAELAEHFAASGGDGPLIVREIALYRQETGAFRLIARFPFGS, from the coding sequence ATGACCGCGCAACCCAACCCCGCCGCCCCGCCGGCCGAGGCCGCCGCCCGCCCGGCGACGCCGCGCTACGCGCTCTACTTCGCCCCGCCGGCGCAGAGCCCGCTCTGGCGCTTCGGCTCCGCCGTACTCGGCTATGACGCGGAAGCCGGCACGCCGCCCGTGCCGCTGGCGCTGCGCCGCTTCGATGCCGCGCGCTGGAGCGAGATCACCGCCGAGCCCCGCCGCTATGGCTTCCACGCCACGCTGAAAGCCCCGTTCCGCCTCGCCCCCGGCCGCCGCGAAGCGGAACTCACCGCCGCCTGCGCCCGCTTTGCCGGCAACCGCGCCGGCTTTGCCTGCCCCGGCGTGACGCTGGCCAGCATCGGCCGCTTCCTCGCTTTGCGCCTCGCCGCGCCCAGCGCCGCGCTGGACCGGCTCGCCGCCGGCGCCGTGGCCGCGCTCGACGAATTCCGCGCGCCGATGACCGAGGCCGAGCGCGAAAAGCGCCTGCGCGCGCCGCTCACCCCGCGCCAGCGGGAGTATCTCGACCGCTGGGGCTATCCCTATGTGCTGGACGATTTCCGCTTCCACATGACGCTCACCGGCCCGCTGGAAGACGAGGAGCGGGCATTGGCCGAAGCGGAACTGGCCGAGCATTTCGCCGCCAGCGGCGGCGACGGCCCGCTCATCGTCCGCGAAATCGCGCTTTACCGGCAGGAGACCGGCGCGTTCCGGCTGATCGCCCGCTTTCCCTTCGGCAGCTGA
- a CDS encoding DapH/DapD/GlmU-related protein codes for MAQKLGPAPTVDPTAEVTRSTLGRYTEVGPRTQLLEVELGDYSYVVNDSDIAYARIGRFTSIAAMTRINPGNHPMQRASQSHFTYRASAYFDDAQDEPDFFAWRRAQPVSIGHDVWIGHGAIVLPGRRIGDGAVVAAGAVVTKDVAPYTIVAGVPAKPVRERFPAAIAARLQALAWWDWDHARLRAALEDFRTLAIEAFLEKHGG; via the coding sequence ATGGCACAGAAGCTCGGCCCGGCGCCGACCGTCGATCCCACCGCCGAGGTCACCCGCTCGACGCTGGGGCGCTATACCGAGGTGGGCCCGCGCACCCAACTGCTGGAAGTCGAGCTCGGCGACTATTCCTACGTGGTCAATGATTCCGACATCGCCTATGCGCGCATTGGCCGCTTCACCTCCATCGCCGCGATGACCCGGATCAACCCCGGCAACCACCCGATGCAGCGGGCCAGCCAGTCGCATTTCACCTACCGCGCCTCCGCCTATTTCGACGATGCGCAGGACGAGCCGGATTTCTTCGCCTGGCGCCGCGCCCAGCCGGTGAGCATCGGCCATGATGTCTGGATCGGCCATGGCGCCATCGTGCTGCCCGGCCGCCGCATCGGCGACGGCGCGGTGGTGGCGGCCGGCGCGGTGGTGACCAAGGATGTCGCGCCCTACACCATCGTCGCCGGCGTGCCGGCCAAGCCGGTGCGCGAGCGTTTCCCCGCCGCCATCGCCGCCCGGCTACAGGCGCTGGCCTGGTGGGACTGGGACCACGCGCGCCTGCGCGCCGCGCTGGAGGATTTCCGCACGCTCGCCATCGAGGCGTTTCTGGAAAAGCACGGAGGGTAG
- the sppA gene encoding signal peptide peptidase SppA has protein sequence MAASALDVDEVLARRRLRRKLAFWRVFALLVVLFGGLGAFAWWSDGAVLPRASAHVARVTIGGVIRNERERIEMLEAIGKSGAKAVILSIDSPGGTVVGSAALYDALRRLAEKKPIVAVVGGMAASGAYIAALGADHIVAPRNALVGSIGVIFQFPNFAELMKNVGISYEEIKSSPLKAAPNMFDPPTEEARAAVRALVADSYDWFKGLVAERRLLDPDKLALAADGRVFTGHQALPMRLIDEIGDERTGRDWLAREKGIAKDLPIRDWHTDRAGDEFGWLHALSVRLMSLIGLEDIARLVADAAGGAAEQARLDGLLALWHPRGG, from the coding sequence ATGGCCGCCAGCGCGCTTGATGTCGACGAGGTGCTCGCCCGCCGCCGGCTGCGGCGCAAGCTCGCCTTCTGGCGGGTGTTCGCGCTGCTGGTGGTTCTCTTCGGCGGGCTCGGCGCCTTTGCCTGGTGGAGCGACGGCGCGGTGCTGCCGCGCGCCTCCGCCCATGTCGCCCGCGTCACCATTGGCGGCGTCATCCGCAATGAGCGCGAGCGGATCGAGATGCTTGAGGCGATTGGCAAGTCCGGCGCCAAGGCGGTGATCCTGTCGATCGACAGCCCCGGCGGCACGGTGGTCGGCTCGGCGGCGCTCTATGACGCGCTGCGCCGGCTGGCGGAGAAGAAGCCGATCGTCGCGGTGGTGGGCGGCATGGCCGCTTCCGGCGCCTATATCGCCGCGCTCGGCGCCGATCACATCGTCGCGCCGCGCAACGCGCTGGTCGGCTCGATCGGGGTGATCTTCCAGTTCCCGAACTTCGCCGAGCTGATGAAGAATGTCGGCATCTCCTATGAGGAGATCAAGTCGAGCCCGCTCAAGGCCGCGCCGAACATGTTCGATCCGCCGACCGAGGAGGCGAGGGCCGCCGTGCGCGCGCTGGTGGCGGACAGCTATGACTGGTTCAAGGGCCTGGTCGCGGAGCGCCGGCTGCTCGACCCAGACAAGCTCGCCCTCGCCGCCGACGGACGGGTGTTCACCGGCCATCAAGCGCTTCCCATGCGCCTCATCGACGAGATCGGCGACGAGCGCACCGGCCGCGACTGGCTGGCGCGCGAGAAGGGGATCGCCAAGGATCTTCCCATACGTGACTGGCACACGGACCGCGCCGGCGACGAATTCGGCTGGCTGCACGCCCTCTCGGTGCGTCTGATGTCGTTGATCGGGCTTGAAGATATCGCCCGTCTCGTGGCAGATGCGGCGGGCGGGGCTGCGGAACAGGCCCGCCTTGACGGTCTTCTGGCCCTCTGGCACCCTCGCGGTGGCTAG
- a CDS encoding integration host factor subunit beta — MIKSELVQRIAEANPHLYQRDVENIVNAILDEIVAALGRGDRVELRGFGAFSVKARPARTGRNPRTGEHVDVDGKAVPYFKTGKEMRERLNDGVDLE, encoded by the coding sequence ATGATCAAGTCCGAATTGGTGCAGCGGATCGCCGAGGCGAATCCGCATCTTTATCAACGCGATGTCGAGAACATCGTGAATGCCATACTCGACGAGATCGTCGCGGCGCTCGGCCGCGGCGACCGGGTCGAGCTGCGCGGTTTCGGCGCCTTCTCCGTGAAGGCGCGCCCGGCCCGCACCGGGCGCAACCCGCGCACGGGCGAGCATGTGGATGTCGACGGCAAGGCCGTGCCCTATTTCAAGACGGGCAAGGAAATGCGCGAACGCCTGAACGATGGCGTCGACCTCGAATAA
- a CDS encoding LapA family protein produces MLRRLLLILIVLPVSVGLVMLAVANRHPVSLVIDPLTGAGGWSVEAPLFLVIFAAMIVGVVLGGVAAWFSQGRYRKAARRSAREARSAHAEVEELRAAHRDPVTRPVLAHRRDAA; encoded by the coding sequence GTGCTGCGTCGTCTACTGCTGATCCTCATCGTCCTGCCGGTCTCGGTGGGGCTCGTCATGCTCGCCGTGGCCAACCGCCATCCGGTGTCGCTGGTGATCGACCCGCTCACCGGGGCCGGCGGCTGGTCGGTGGAAGCGCCGCTGTTCCTCGTCATCTTCGCCGCGATGATCGTCGGCGTGGTGCTGGGCGGCGTCGCGGCGTGGTTCAGTCAGGGCCGCTACCGCAAGGCCGCCCGCCGCTCCGCCCGTGAGGCGCGCTCGGCCCATGCCGAGGTGGAAGAGCTGCGCGCCGCCCATCGCGACCCGGTGACGCGGCCGGTGCTCGCCCATCGTCGCGACGCGGCCTGA
- a CDS encoding ornithine cyclodeaminase family protein has product MSDVRFVSSGEIAGLLTFPALIDALEAAFRRRITVPVRHHHTMPRPDGDATALLMPAWTSEGTEDDVYGTKLVTVFPGNSARGLESITGLYLLNSGATGQPLAVMDARTLTVWRTAAASALAARYLAREDASSLAVIGAGALAPYLARAHASVRPIRTITIWNRTLAKAEALAETLRAEGFNATAEADRGAAIAGADIVTSATLSPQPLVEGRYLGPGQHVDLVGGFTPIMREADDEAIRRARVYVDTRAGAGKEAGDIVIPLASGVLAPEDIQGDLFELTAGTAKGRGSADEITLFKSVGTAIEDLAAAELVWKALKG; this is encoded by the coding sequence ATGAGCGATGTGCGCTTCGTGTCGTCCGGCGAGATCGCCGGGCTGCTGACCTTTCCCGCGCTGATCGATGCGCTTGAGGCCGCCTTTCGCCGCCGCATCACCGTGCCGGTGCGCCATCACCACACCATGCCGCGCCCGGATGGCGACGCAACCGCGCTGCTGATGCCGGCCTGGACCAGCGAGGGCACCGAGGACGACGTGTACGGCACCAAGCTGGTGACCGTTTTTCCCGGCAACAGCGCCCGGGGCCTCGAAAGCATCACCGGGCTCTATCTGCTCAATTCCGGCGCCACCGGCCAACCGCTGGCGGTGATGGACGCGCGCACCCTCACCGTGTGGCGCACCGCCGCCGCCTCCGCGCTCGCCGCCCGCTACCTCGCGCGTGAAGATGCCTCAAGCCTGGCGGTGATCGGGGCCGGTGCGCTCGCGCCCTATCTCGCCCGCGCTCATGCCAGCGTGCGCCCGATCCGCACCATCACCATCTGGAACCGCACGCTCGCCAAGGCGGAAGCGCTGGCGGAAACCCTGCGTGCCGAGGGCTTCAATGCCACGGCCGAGGCCGATCGCGGCGCGGCCATTGCGGGAGCGGACATCGTCACGTCAGCCACGCTCTCGCCGCAGCCGCTGGTGGAAGGGCGCTATCTCGGCCCCGGCCAGCATGTCGACCTCGTCGGCGGCTTCACCCCGATCATGCGCGAGGCCGACGACGAGGCGATCCGCCGGGCGCGCGTTTATGTCGATACCCGCGCCGGGGCCGGCAAGGAGGCGGGCGACATCGTCATCCCGCTGGCGAGCGGCGTGCTGGCGCCGGAGGACATCCAGGGCGATCTGTTCGAGCTGACCGCCGGCACCGCCAAGGGGCGCGGCAGCGCCGACGAGATCACCCTGTTCAAATCGGTCGGCACTGCCATCGAGGACCTCGCCGCCGCCGAGCTGGTGTGGAAGGCGCTGAAGGGCTGA
- the cysW gene encoding sulfate ABC transporter permease subunit CysW, producing MEVEPSPGPSLPPAAAPASGRIRVGDGPATRRVLVGGVLLVTALVLVAPLLAIFVEAFKHGMAAYAASFAAPDTQYAIGLTLFTALIVVPVNVAFGIAAAWCIAKFRFPGRNLLVALVELPFSISPIIAGVAYLFVYGAQGLLGPWLAEHDIKIMFAVPAIILASLFVTAPFVARELIPLMIAQGSEEEEAAVTLGAGGWRILRLVTLPNVRFALLYGAALCNARVMGEFGAVSVVAGNIRGQTNTLPLQIELLYQDNNAVAAFAVATLLTLVALVTLVAKAIIERLDAARVKAQGKPGH from the coding sequence ATGGAAGTCGAACCGTCTCCCGGCCCCTCCCTTCCCCCCGCCGCCGCGCCCGCGTCGGGCCGCATCCGCGTCGGCGACGGGCCGGCGACGCGCCGCGTGCTGGTGGGCGGGGTGCTGCTCGTCACCGCGCTGGTGCTGGTGGCGCCGCTGCTGGCGATCTTTGTCGAGGCGTTCAAGCACGGCATGGCCGCCTATGCCGCCTCCTTCGCCGCGCCGGACACGCAATACGCCATCGGCCTGACCCTGTTCACCGCGCTGATCGTTGTGCCGGTGAATGTGGCCTTTGGCATCGCGGCGGCCTGGTGCATCGCCAAGTTCCGCTTTCCCGGCCGCAATCTGCTGGTGGCGCTGGTGGAACTGCCCTTCTCCATTTCGCCGATCATCGCCGGCGTCGCCTATCTCTTCGTCTATGGCGCGCAGGGGCTGCTGGGGCCCTGGCTGGCCGAGCACGACATCAAGATCATGTTCGCCGTGCCGGCGATCATCCTCGCCAGCCTGTTCGTCACCGCCCCCTTCGTCGCCCGCGAGCTGATCCCGCTGATGATCGCGCAAGGGTCGGAGGAGGAAGAGGCGGCGGTAACGCTGGGGGCGGGGGGCTGGCGCATCCTGCGCCTCGTCACCCTGCCCAATGTCCGCTTCGCCCTGCTCTATGGCGCGGCCTTGTGCAATGCGCGCGTGATGGGTGAATTCGGTGCGGTGTCGGTGGTGGCGGGCAATATTCGCGGCCAGACCAACACGCTGCCGCTGCAGATCGAACTGCTCTACCAGGACAATAACGCGGTCGCCGCCTTCGCGGTGGCGACGCTGCTGACCCTGGTGGCGCTGGTGACGCTGGTGGCGAAGGCGATCATTGAGCGGCTCGACGCGGCGCGGGTGAAGGCGCAGGGCAAGCCGGGGCATTGA
- the cysT gene encoding sulfate ABC transporter permease subunit CysT: MNRVIPGFSLSLGITVLYLSLIVLLPLGALVWQALDVGWERYLAIMSGARTLAAFRITLSTAALATLFNCIYGLALAWVLVRYEFPGKRYLDALVDVPFALPTAVAGLALSALFVKNGWFGGPLAALGIDVAYTPLGIAIAMAFTSIPFVVRTVQPVLEDLAADVEEAAATLGASDLRIFARIIFPAILPAFLTGASLGFARSLGEFGAIIFIAGNLPLKTEVVSLLTFIRIEEYDYPAAAAIAATLLGFAFVLLFLVNMLQLWQQRRIGTGD; the protein is encoded by the coding sequence TTGAACCGCGTCATACCGGGCTTCTCGCTCTCGCTCGGCATCACCGTGCTCTATCTCAGCCTGATCGTGCTGCTGCCGCTCGGCGCGCTGGTCTGGCAGGCGCTGGATGTCGGCTGGGAGCGCTATCTCGCCATTATGAGCGGGGCGCGCACGCTGGCCGCCTTCCGCATCACCCTTTCCACCGCCGCGCTGGCGACCTTGTTCAACTGCATCTACGGCCTCGCCCTCGCCTGGGTGCTGGTGCGCTACGAGTTTCCCGGCAAGCGCTATCTCGACGCGCTGGTCGATGTGCCCTTCGCGCTGCCCACCGCCGTCGCCGGCCTCGCCCTCTCCGCGCTGTTCGTGAAGAATGGCTGGTTCGGCGGGCCGCTGGCGGCGCTCGGCATCGATGTCGCCTACACCCCGCTCGGCATCGCCATCGCCATGGCCTTCACCTCCATCCCCTTCGTGGTGCGCACGGTGCAGCCGGTGCTGGAGGATCTCGCGGCCGATGTGGAAGAAGCGGCGGCGACGCTCGGCGCCTCGGATCTGCGCATCTTCGCGCGCATCATCTTTCCCGCCATCCTGCCGGCCTTCCTCACCGGCGCCTCACTGGGCTTCGCCCGCTCGCTGGGCGAGTTCGGCGCCATCATCTTCATTGCCGGCAACCTGCCGCTGAAGACCGAGGTGGTGTCGCTGCTGACCTTCATCCGCATCGAGGAATATGATTACCCCGCGGCCGCCGCCATCGCCGCGACGCTGCTGGGCTTTGCTTTCGTCCTGCTGTTCCTGGTCAACATGCTTCAGCTCTGGCAGCAGCGCCGCATCGGCACGGGGGATTGA
- the cysP gene encoding thiosulfate ABC transporter substrate-binding protein CysP, with the protein MRLSRRLILTATLAATLAPFALAVPQARAQEPNQILNASYDVARELFDAENKQFEPAYKAKTGKEIKVNQSHAGTSKQARSIVEGLEADVVTFNQITDITFLVDKGFVAKDWQSRLPNGSSPWYSFPAFLVREGNPKNVKNWDDLVRDDVKLVFPNPKTSGNARYTYLAAYAFALEKFNGDVAKADAFAKKLLSNVVVFDTGGRGATTSFVEREQGDVLITFEAEVIGVKDAYKDKKFQVVVPEVSLLAEFPVAVVDKVVDKRGSRQIATDYLTYLYSPEGQKVAAEFNNRVVDPKVAEEFKAKFAPVRLVKVEDVFGGWANAQKTHFASGGKLDELFVAP; encoded by the coding sequence ATGCGCCTCTCGCGCCGCCTGATTCTGACCGCGACCCTCGCCGCCACGCTGGCGCCGTTCGCCCTCGCCGTGCCGCAGGCCCGCGCGCAGGAGCCGAACCAGATCCTCAACGCCTCCTACGATGTCGCGCGCGAACTGTTCGACGCCGAGAACAAGCAGTTCGAGCCGGCCTACAAGGCGAAGACCGGCAAGGAGATCAAGGTCAACCAGAGCCATGCCGGCACCTCCAAGCAGGCGCGCTCCATCGTCGAGGGCCTTGAGGCCGACGTGGTGACCTTCAACCAGATCACCGACATCACCTTCCTCGTCGACAAGGGCTTCGTCGCCAAGGACTGGCAGAGCCGCCTGCCCAACGGCTCCTCGCCCTGGTACTCGTTCCCGGCCTTCCTCGTGCGCGAGGGCAACCCGAAGAACGTGAAGAACTGGGACGACCTCGTCCGCGACGACGTGAAGCTGGTGTTCCCCAACCCGAAGACCTCGGGCAATGCGCGCTACACCTATCTCGCCGCCTATGCCTTCGCGCTGGAGAAGTTTAACGGCGACGTGGCCAAGGCCGACGCCTTCGCCAAGAAGCTGCTCTCCAACGTCGTGGTGTTCGACACCGGCGGGCGCGGCGCCACCACCTCCTTTGTCGAGCGCGAGCAGGGCGACGTGCTCATCACCTTCGAGGCCGAGGTGATCGGCGTGAAGGACGCCTACAAGGACAAGAAGTTCCAGGTCGTGGTGCCGGAGGTGAGCCTGCTCGCCGAATTCCCGGTCGCGGTGGTGGACAAGGTGGTCGACAAGCGCGGCTCGCGCCAGATCGCCACCGATTACCTGACCTATCTCTATTCGCCCGAGGGCCAGAAGGTCGCCGCCGAGTTCAACAACCGCGTCGTCGACCCCAAGGTCGCCGAGGAGTTCAAGGCCAAGTTTGCCCCCGTCCGCCTCGTCAAGGTCGAGGATGTGTTCGGCGGCTGGGCCAATGCGCAGAAGACCCACTTCGCCTCCGGCGGCAAGCTCGACGAGCTGTTCGTCGCCCCGTGA